The window AAAACATCCTGAAGGCGGTTATTACAGAGAAACCTATTCTTCGAAAGGGAAAACCCGGGTTTATGGCCGGGAAAGGAATTACTCATCCGCCATATATTTCCTTTTACCTAAAGGGTCAAAATCTAATTTACATCGACTGAAATCTGACGAACTCTGGCATTTTTACCTGGGCGGACCGTTAACGCTAGTCCAGATTTATAATAATGAAAAAATAGAAACAGTAACAATGGGGCAGAATATAAA of the Planctomycetota bacterium genome contains:
- a CDS encoding cupin domain-containing protein, with protein sequence MTAKEIIKKLGLKKHPEGGYYRETYSSKGKTRVYGRERNYSSAIYFLLPKGSKSNLHRLKSDELWHFYLGGPLTLVQIYNNEKIETVTMGQNIKSGHFLQHTVPAGCWFGAFLLC